One segment of Gordonia terrae DNA contains the following:
- a CDS encoding glycoside hydrolase family 16 protein produces the protein MTRNPAGIVRRTVLQLLALVLLAPLAACGDSPARGVPRGDLPGWKQVFFDDFDRDAPVGSWANECSPYDVAYTGAQGQRWLTYPRCYLDTFDRRPYRADEVLSVSDGRLVFDLHNVDGVPAGANPSPVLDTGSQYQTYGRYSVRMRVDEPDLDEYYVAWLLWPQSEQWPRDGELDFPEGWLSRTVGGYQHFAGGGACDGCKIQSRDIGARFTDWHTYTIEWTPGRVRYLLDDTVVLDSTQWVPTTPMRWQLQTETRGDGDSRGRLLVDWAAVWSYDR, from the coding sequence GTGACACGGAACCCGGCCGGCATCGTTCGGCGTACCGTCCTACAGCTACTCGCGTTGGTTCTGCTCGCGCCGCTGGCCGCGTGCGGGGACTCTCCCGCGCGTGGCGTACCCCGCGGGGACCTGCCCGGTTGGAAGCAGGTCTTCTTCGACGACTTCGATCGCGATGCCCCAGTCGGGAGCTGGGCCAACGAATGCTCTCCCTACGACGTGGCGTACACCGGCGCGCAGGGTCAGCGGTGGTTGACCTACCCGCGCTGCTACCTGGACACCTTCGACCGTCGCCCCTACCGTGCGGACGAGGTGCTGAGCGTGAGCGACGGTCGGCTCGTCTTCGACCTACACAATGTCGACGGCGTCCCGGCGGGCGCCAATCCATCTCCCGTGCTGGACACCGGCAGCCAGTATCAGACCTACGGGCGGTACTCCGTCCGCATGCGGGTCGACGAGCCCGACCTCGACGAGTACTACGTCGCCTGGCTCCTGTGGCCGCAATCGGAGCAGTGGCCGCGCGACGGCGAACTCGACTTCCCCGAAGGATGGTTGTCGAGAACGGTTGGCGGTTACCAGCATTTCGCCGGCGGGGGTGCGTGCGACGGATGCAAGATCCAGTCGCGGGACATCGGCGCGAGATTCACCGACTGGCACACCTACACGATCGAGTGGACGCCGGGGCGGGTGCGCTATCTGCTCGACGACACCGTCGTCCTGGACAGCACCCAGTGGGTACCGACGACCCCGATGCGTTGGCAGCTGCAGACCGAGACCAGGGGTGACGGGGACAGTCGCGGCCGGTTGCTCGTGGACTGGGCTGCGGTGTGGTCGTACGACAGGTGA